One genomic segment of Gottschalkia acidurici 9a includes these proteins:
- a CDS encoding ABC transporter ATP-binding protein — protein sequence MLKVKDLQVYYGMINAIKGISFEVKKGEIVTLIGANGAGKTTILQSLSGMIKPKEGVVEYNGENILSLDPHKIVGKGLAHVPEGRRVFSEMTVEENLELGAFTKNNKDKIKEGFENAYSRFPRLFERKKQLAGTLSGGEQQMLAIARALMSNPQIILMDEPSMGLAPILVRQIFDIIQEINSTGMTVLLVEQNANMALSIANRAYVLETGKIVLSGDAKELLGNEEVKKAYLGA from the coding sequence ATGCTAAAGGTAAAAGATTTACAAGTATACTATGGCATGATAAATGCTATAAAAGGTATTAGTTTTGAAGTTAAAAAAGGTGAGATAGTTACACTTATAGGTGCTAATGGTGCAGGAAAAACTACCATACTTCAATCACTATCTGGAATGATAAAGCCTAAAGAAGGAGTAGTAGAATATAACGGAGAAAATATACTTTCTTTAGATCCACATAAAATCGTAGGTAAGGGACTTGCGCATGTTCCAGAAGGAAGAAGAGTATTTTCGGAAATGACAGTTGAAGAAAATTTAGAACTTGGGGCGTTTACAAAGAATAATAAAGATAAAATTAAAGAAGGATTTGAAAATGCATACTCACGATTTCCAAGATTATTTGAAAGAAAAAAACAACTTGCTGGTACGTTGAGTGGTGGAGAGCAACAAATGTTGGCTATAGCAAGAGCACTTATGTCAAATCCACAAATAATCCTAATGGACGAGCCATCTATGGGACTAGCACCTATATTAGTAAGACAGATATTTGATATAATACAAGAGATAAATAGTACTGGAATGACAGTATTACTAGTTGAACAAAATGCAAATATGGCTTTATCTATAGCCAATAGAGCATACGTACTAGAAACAGGTAAAATAGTACTTTCGGGAGATGCAAAAGAATTACTAGGAAATGAAGAAGTTAAAAAGGCTTATTTAGGAGCTTAA
- a CDS encoding branched-chain amino acid ABC transporter permease: MEEFIQQLFNGLHVGSIYALIALGYTMVYGIVKLINFAHGEILMIGAYSAYFLINSGMPIWLTILLSMLICAIIGVIIEKLAYKPLRNAPRISALITAIAVSILLQNLFMILFKPDGRPFPEIIKLSPIHIGSVKIEGLTILSIVVSFILMVGLHFFIKNTKTGKAMRAVSQDQNAAMLMGIDINKTISATFAIGSALAAVGGILFSIAYPLIEPYMGMMPGLKAFIAAVLGGIGIIPGAMVGGVIMGVAESFTRAYISSQLSDAVVFGILIVVLIVKPTGLFGKNTREKV; this comes from the coding sequence ATGGAAGAATTTATTCAACAGCTTTTTAATGGGCTTCATGTAGGGAGTATATATGCATTAATAGCTTTAGGATACACTATGGTTTATGGTATAGTTAAACTTATAAACTTTGCTCATGGAGAAATTTTGATGATCGGCGCATACTCTGCATATTTTCTTATAAATTCAGGTATGCCAATATGGTTAACTATATTACTTTCTATGCTAATATGTGCAATTATAGGTGTAATAATAGAGAAGCTTGCATATAAACCATTAAGAAATGCACCACGTATATCAGCACTTATAACAGCAATTGCTGTAAGTATACTTCTACAAAATTTATTTATGATATTATTTAAACCAGATGGAAGACCTTTTCCTGAAATAATCAAATTAAGCCCAATCCATATAGGAAGTGTTAAAATAGAAGGATTAACTATATTAAGTATAGTAGTATCATTTATATTGATGGTAGGACTACATTTCTTCATAAAGAATACCAAAACAGGAAAAGCAATGAGAGCAGTATCTCAAGATCAAAATGCAGCTATGCTTATGGGAATCGATATAAACAAAACTATATCAGCTACATTTGCTATAGGTTCAGCACTTGCCGCTGTTGGAGGAATACTTTTCAGTATAGCTTATCCACTAATAGAGCCATATATGGGGATGATGCCAGGTCTGAAAGCGTTTATCGCAGCAGTACTTGGAGGTATAGGTATTATACCAGGAGCTATGGTTGGAGGAGTAATAATGGGGGTAGCTGAAAGTTTTACAAGAGCATATATATCTAGTCAGTTATCAGATGCAGTAGTATTTGGAATATTAATAGTAGTACTTATAGTAAAACCAACTGGATTGTTTGGTAAAAATACACGTGAGAAAGTGTAG
- a CDS encoding gamma-glutamyl-gamma-aminobutyrate hydrolase family protein has translation MKKPIIGVVGSLSNESGKNIMESTERVFTSEKYVNCVEKVGGIPIVLPHINEILDIKRQIELCDGLLLCGGADIHPIYYGEEPYEKLGFVNSKEDEYQIKVTRMALNLHKPILGVCRGHQLLNVVCGGTLYQDMEQVPSKTIKHNQISKRYEPYHSIKIVKNSILEKILGNTILVNSIHHQCIKELGKGLRVIATSKDGVIEAVEMGGRDFVVGVQWHPEEMAMNNDENMLNIFKEFIDKSVKVELEYNI, from the coding sequence TTGAAAAAGCCAATAATAGGAGTAGTAGGAAGTTTATCAAATGAAAGTGGAAAAAATATCATGGAATCTACTGAACGAGTATTTACTAGTGAAAAGTATGTAAATTGTGTAGAAAAAGTAGGAGGTATACCTATAGTTCTTCCACACATAAATGAAATACTAGACATAAAAAGACAGATAGAACTATGTGATGGTTTACTTTTATGTGGTGGAGCAGACATACATCCTATTTATTATGGAGAAGAACCGTATGAGAAATTAGGGTTCGTAAACTCAAAAGAAGATGAATATCAAATAAAAGTAACTAGAATGGCACTGAACTTACACAAACCAATATTAGGAGTGTGTAGGGGACACCAACTATTAAATGTAGTTTGTGGAGGGACTCTTTATCAAGACATGGAACAAGTACCATCTAAAACTATAAAGCATAATCAGATATCAAAGAGATATGAACCATATCATAGCATAAAGATAGTTAAAAATAGCATTTTGGAAAAAATTTTAGGAAACACTATACTGGTTAATAGTATACATCATCAGTGTATAAAAGAGCTCGGAAAAGGTTTAAGAGTTATTGCAACATCTAAGGATGGAGTAATAGAAGCTGTAGAGATGGGTGGAAGAGATTTTGTAGTAGGAGTACAATGGCATCCAGAGGAAATGGCTATGAATAATGATGAGAATATGTTAAATATATTCAAAGAGTTTATCGATAAAAGTGTAAAAGTAGAATTAGAATATAATATATAA
- a CDS encoding ABC transporter substrate-binding protein: MSRIKKLLAVGMTLVMSATILAGCGQKENGKDGAKVESDVIKIGAIAPETGEVAVYGKAALNGYKLAIEQYNEKGGVLGKQVKLIPYDDKGDDNEAVNAYNRLVSSDKVDGILGAVISTNTSAIAPLAAREGIPMITATSTADKNITEEGENIFRSCYTDTFQGSKMAEFAGEDLKAKTAAIIYNTSSDYSDGLAKAFKETFEKAGGKVVASEGYTKQDKDFKSILTSIKGKNADVLVIPDYYEKIALITKQAREVGIESTFLGGDGWDGVIGKIDNSIIEKSYFSNHYATDDTSEVVQNFIKAYEEKYKEKPSAFAALGYDAATTLLEAMNKAGSTDREKVVEAMKNTDLELVSGHTKFDKNRNPIKPVSIIRIGNGENKLEIKK, from the coding sequence ATGTCTAGGATTAAAAAACTACTGGCTGTAGGAATGACACTTGTAATGAGTGCAACTATACTAGCTGGATGTGGACAAAAAGAAAATGGAAAAGATGGTGCAAAGGTAGAGTCAGATGTAATTAAAATAGGAGCAATAGCGCCTGAAACAGGAGAAGTTGCAGTGTATGGTAAAGCTGCTTTAAACGGTTATAAATTAGCTATAGAACAGTATAATGAAAAAGGTGGGGTACTAGGAAAACAAGTAAAGTTAATTCCTTATGATGATAAAGGTGACGATAATGAAGCTGTAAATGCTTATAATAGACTTGTTAGTAGTGACAAAGTAGATGGTATATTAGGAGCTGTTATTAGTACAAACACATCAGCGATAGCACCTTTAGCAGCAAGGGAAGGTATACCAATGATAACTGCAACATCTACAGCGGATAAGAATATAACAGAAGAAGGAGAAAATATATTCCGTTCATGTTATACAGATACTTTTCAAGGAAGTAAAATGGCAGAATTTGCTGGAGAAGACTTAAAAGCTAAGACAGCTGCAATAATATACAACACAAGTTCAGATTATAGTGATGGACTAGCAAAAGCTTTTAAAGAAACATTTGAAAAAGCTGGTGGAAAGGTAGTAGCTAGTGAAGGATACACTAAACAAGATAAAGATTTTAAATCAATACTTACAAGCATAAAAGGAAAAAATGCAGATGTATTAGTAATACCAGATTATTATGAAAAAATAGCACTAATAACTAAACAAGCAAGAGAAGTAGGAATAGAGTCAACATTCTTAGGCGGAGATGGTTGGGATGGAGTTATAGGTAAGATTGATAATAGCATTATAGAAAAATCTTATTTCTCTAATCACTACGCAACGGATGATACAAGTGAAGTTGTACAAAACTTTATAAAAGCATATGAAGAAAAATATAAAGAAAAACCTAGCGCATTTGCTGCATTAGGATATGATGCTGCTACTACTTTATTAGAAGCTATGAACAAAGCAGGAAGCACTGATAGAGAAAAAGTTGTAGAAGCTATGAAAAATACAGACTTAGAATTAGTTTCTGGACACACTAAGTTTGATAAAAATAGAAATCCTATAAAGCCAGTTTCTATTATAAGAATAGGGAACGGAGAAAATAAATTAGAAATTAAAAAGTAA
- a CDS encoding aspartate-semialdehyde dehydrogenase — MKKVNLAIVGATGMVGNTFLQVLEDRDFPFENLYLFSSAKSAGSKLTVKGKEYTVEELTENSFDKDIDIALFSAGGTISEKFAPIARDKGIIVVDNSSAWRMEKDIPLVIPEVNPEAIETVIKERKGIIANPNCSTIQSIVPLKPLHDAFKLKRIIYSTYQAVSGSGVKGVADLENGTTDNYPYPISYNCLPHIDSFLENGYTKEEIKMIDETKKILNDYDLKITATTVRVPVKNGHAVSINLEFEKPFELSEVFELLKNAPGIVVQDDPANLVYPMQIEVSGKDEVYVGRIRRDFSVENGLNLWVVADNIRKGAATNTIQIAELLAKSL, encoded by the coding sequence ATGAAAAAAGTTAATTTAGCAATAGTTGGTGCCACAGGAATGGTTGGTAATACATTTTTACAAGTACTAGAAGATAGAGATTTTCCTTTTGAAAATTTATATTTATTTTCCTCAGCAAAATCTGCTGGTAGTAAGTTAACTGTTAAAGGAAAAGAGTATACTGTAGAAGAACTAACAGAAAATTCTTTTGATAAAGATATAGATATAGCTCTTTTCTCTGCTGGTGGTACTATAAGTGAAAAATTTGCACCAATAGCAAGAGATAAAGGAATTATAGTTGTAGATAATAGTAGTGCTTGGAGAATGGAAAAAGATATTCCTCTTGTAATACCTGAAGTTAATCCTGAAGCTATAGAAACAGTTATAAAAGAAAGAAAAGGAATAATAGCTAATCCTAACTGTTCTACTATTCAATCAATAGTACCGCTTAAACCATTACACGATGCTTTTAAATTAAAAAGAATTATATATTCTACTTATCAAGCAGTTTCTGGTTCAGGTGTTAAGGGTGTAGCTGATTTAGAGAACGGAACTACTGACAACTATCCTTACCCAATATCATACAACTGCCTTCCTCATATAGATTCATTTTTAGAGAATGGATATACTAAGGAAGAAATTAAAATGATCGATGAAACTAAAAAAATATTAAATGACTATGACCTAAAAATAACAGCTACTACAGTAAGAGTTCCTGTAAAGAACGGTCATGCTGTTTCAATAAATCTAGAATTCGAAAAACCATTTGAATTATCTGAAGTGTTTGAATTATTAAAAAATGCTCCTGGTATAGTTGTACAAGATGATCCCGCTAATCTTGTATACCCAATGCAAATAGAAGTAAGCGGAAAAGATGAAGTTTACGTTGGAAGAATAAGAAGGGATTTTAGTGTTGAAAACGGACTAAATCTTTGGGTAGTTGCTGATAACATCAGAAAAGGTGCTGCTACTAACACTATTCAAATAGCTGAATTACTTGCAAAATCACTGTAA
- a CDS encoding branched-chain amino acid ABC transporter permease, with translation MNINKRVKGYIINGIGIVLLYILLVNLINGGQIDRYQQGIIIMIGINIILAVSLNLTTGFLGQLALGHAGFMGIGAYTAAIATMNMNIQSDTLQLVVSMIIGGIIAAVFGIIIGVPALRLEGDYLAIITLGFGEMIRVIINNLEITGGAKGLKGILPLTNFSHVYWVTIITVVLMFSLMRSRHGRSIISVRENEIAANAVGVPTAFYKIFGFVLSAFFAGIAGGLYAHYMSVLSPSKFGFMYSIEILVIVVLGGMGSITGSIIAAILLTLLPEALREFSTYRLLIYSILLIVMMLFKPSGLFGTSEFSIHNLIIRKKKMQSQTRRLKE, from the coding sequence ATGAATATAAATAAAAGGGTTAAAGGATACATTATAAATGGTATAGGTATAGTACTCTTGTATATCTTACTAGTAAATCTGATCAATGGTGGACAAATAGATAGGTATCAGCAAGGTATTATAATAATGATAGGAATAAATATAATATTAGCAGTAAGTCTTAACTTAACTACTGGATTTTTAGGACAGCTTGCGCTGGGACATGCTGGATTCATGGGTATAGGAGCATATACGGCTGCTATAGCTACAATGAATATGAATATACAGTCAGATACTTTACAACTTGTAGTGTCTATGATAATAGGCGGAATTATAGCCGCTGTATTTGGAATTATAATAGGTGTACCAGCTTTAAGATTAGAAGGTGATTATTTAGCTATAATAACACTTGGATTTGGAGAAATGATTCGTGTTATCATAAATAACTTAGAAATAACTGGAGGAGCTAAAGGTTTAAAGGGAATACTTCCTCTAACAAACTTTAGTCATGTTTACTGGGTAACAATAATAACTGTAGTATTAATGTTCTCTCTGATGAGATCAAGACATGGTAGAAGTATAATATCGGTAAGAGAGAATGAGATAGCAGCAAATGCAGTAGGTGTACCAACAGCGTTCTATAAAATATTTGGATTCGTTTTATCTGCATTCTTTGCGGGAATTGCAGGAGGGCTATATGCACACTATATGTCAGTTTTAAGCCCATCTAAGTTTGGATTTATGTATTCTATAGAGATACTGGTTATAGTAGTTCTAGGAGGAATGGGAAGCATAACAGGATCTATAATAGCAGCTATACTTCTCACATTATTGCCAGAAGCTTTAAGAGAATTTTCGACTTATAGATTATTAATTTACTCTATTTTATTAATTGTAATGATGTTATTTAAGCCTTCAGGTCTCTTTGGAACAAGTGAATTTTCTATACACAATTTAATTATAAGAAAAAAGAAAATGCAAAGTCAAACTAGAAGGTTAAAGGAGTGA
- a CDS encoding M16 family metallopeptidase yields MNIEMLDSKEYELENGIKIISIKKNTKIATVQLGINVGPINEKINEKGMSHFIEHMIFKGTKKRTNEEINQDLEDRAGSYNAYTTYTSTVFGITALKEELESSIDIISDIIIKSILPEEEIEKEKTVILAEIRNGLDDVEHLSYTKANEYAFEKSHLRYDIAGSEENINSFTRESLMNFYKGYYLPNNCVISIVSSYDHEEIRNMAEKYFNDWERREILKTNIIEEKNIEIEKTTYKKDIEQNTITYLYTFYGLNRNQELALEILNYKLGESANSILFRELREKRGMAYDVYSDIDGTEYIKTLYIYTSIGEDDVKEARETIDSIINNILSKNINIDEKNIILMKKVMRTGIISMIEDIESLCNYALHQKLSGKQIDAFLDDLERLNYIDGDMIYDVAKSVLSNPTIHILLSK; encoded by the coding sequence ATGAATATAGAGATGCTAGATTCAAAAGAATATGAATTAGAAAATGGTATAAAAATTATATCTATAAAGAAAAATACTAAAATAGCAACCGTACAATTAGGTATAAATGTAGGCCCTATAAACGAAAAGATAAATGAAAAAGGTATGAGCCACTTTATAGAACACATGATATTTAAAGGAACTAAAAAGAGGACTAATGAAGAGATAAATCAAGATTTAGAAGATAGAGCTGGATCATATAATGCATATACAACTTACACATCTACAGTATTTGGTATAACAGCTTTAAAGGAAGAGTTAGAAAGTTCAATAGACATTATTTCAGATATTATAATCAAATCTATATTACCAGAGGAAGAAATAGAAAAAGAAAAAACTGTAATATTAGCGGAAATAAGAAATGGTTTAGATGATGTAGAACACTTAAGTTATACTAAAGCTAATGAGTATGCATTTGAGAAAAGTCACCTTAGGTATGATATTGCTGGAAGTGAAGAAAATATAAATTCTTTTACTAGAGAAAGTTTAATGAACTTTTATAAAGGATATTATTTACCTAACAACTGTGTTATTAGCATAGTATCATCTTATGATCATGAAGAAATTAGAAATATGGCAGAAAAATACTTTAATGATTGGGAAAGAAGAGAGATTTTAAAAACAAATATAATAGAAGAAAAAAATATAGAAATTGAGAAGACGACTTATAAAAAAGATATAGAACAAAACACCATCACATATCTATATACATTTTATGGACTAAATAGAAACCAGGAACTAGCTTTAGAAATATTAAATTATAAGTTGGGAGAAAGTGCAAATTCTATACTATTTAGAGAACTAAGAGAGAAAAGAGGAATGGCATACGATGTTTATTCTGATATAGATGGAACTGAGTATATAAAAACATTATATATATATACATCAATAGGTGAAGATGATGTAAAAGAAGCAAGAGAAACTATAGATAGTATCATAAACAATATATTATCTAAAAATATAAATATAGATGAGAAGAATATAATTCTAATGAAAAAAGTTATGAGAACGGGAATAATATCTATGATTGAAGATATAGAATCATTGTGTAACTATGCTTTACATCAAAAATTATCAGGAAAACAAATAGATGCTTTCTTAGATGATTTAGAAAGGCTAAACTATATAGATGGAGATATGATATACGATGTAGCAAAAAGTGTACTTTCAAATCCAACTATCCATATATTATTAAGTAAATAA
- a CDS encoding MalY/PatB family protein: MSKKYNFDEVIDRMGTYSNKWDGAYKYFGTNDLIPLWIADMDFAPPREAVEVIEKRAKHGIYGYTLTESKHRKPFIEWCKSRYRYDVKEEWIVNTPGVVPAICAAIQSLTNEGDEIMIQPPVYPPFFNSVKNNDRKLVENPLILKDGKYEIDFDDLEYKIKNGNIKMLLLCNPHNPVGRVWNREDLEKIMNICKEHNILVFSDEIHGDIIYKGNQFNSLMTFPKEYYDNIIVATAPSKTFNIAGLYYSNILIPNEDIRQKVRLVLTKLNISAENVFSINAGAAVYEYGEDWVDELVDYLEENAKFVEQFIKERLPKIKTFNLEGTYLMWLDFRELFEDQDELKDFLINKAKVGLNDGTTFGSQYVGFARLNIASPRSIIEEGLKRIEKALNI; this comes from the coding sequence ATGAGTAAGAAATATAACTTTGATGAAGTAATAGATAGAATGGGAACTTATTCAAACAAATGGGATGGTGCATATAAATACTTTGGAACGAATGACTTAATACCACTTTGGATAGCAGATATGGACTTTGCACCTCCTAGGGAAGCTGTAGAAGTTATAGAAAAAAGAGCAAAACATGGAATATATGGATATACATTAACAGAATCTAAGCATAGAAAACCATTCATAGAGTGGTGTAAAAGTAGATATAGATATGATGTTAAAGAAGAATGGATAGTAAATACTCCGGGGGTTGTGCCTGCTATATGTGCAGCTATTCAATCATTAACAAATGAAGGTGACGAAATAATGATACAGCCACCAGTATATCCACCTTTTTTTAACTCTGTTAAGAATAATGATAGAAAATTAGTAGAAAATCCTCTAATTTTAAAAGATGGAAAGTATGAAATTGACTTTGATGACTTAGAATATAAAATTAAAAACGGAAATATAAAAATGCTTTTACTATGTAATCCTCATAATCCTGTAGGTAGAGTATGGAATAGGGAAGATCTAGAAAAAATAATGAACATATGTAAAGAACATAATATACTTGTTTTCTCAGATGAGATACATGGAGATATAATATATAAAGGTAACCAATTTAATTCATTAATGACTTTTCCTAAAGAATACTATGACAATATAATAGTAGCAACTGCTCCAAGTAAAACTTTTAATATAGCAGGACTTTATTATTCTAATATTCTAATACCAAATGAAGATATTAGACAGAAAGTTAGACTTGTGCTAACTAAACTCAATATAAGTGCTGAAAACGTGTTTAGCATAAACGCAGGAGCAGCAGTTTATGAATATGGTGAAGATTGGGTAGATGAGCTTGTAGACTATCTAGAAGAAAATGCTAAGTTTGTAGAACAATTTATAAAAGAAAGATTACCAAAAATAAAGACTTTTAATCTTGAAGGAACATACTTAATGTGGTTAGATTTTAGAGAGCTATTTGAGGATCAAGATGAGCTAAAAGACTTTTTAATAAACAAAGCAAAAGTAGGATTAAATGATGGTACTACATTCGGTAGCCAATATGTAGGATTTGCAAGACTTAACATAGCATCTCCAAGAAGTATAATAGAAGAAGGTTTAAAAAGAATAGAAAAAGCTTTAAACATATAA
- a CDS encoding ABC transporter ATP-binding protein: MAFLEAKNIGIMFGGLKAVENFSLNINEKEIVGLIGPNGAGKTTTFNMLTGVYIPTNGDIVINGESVVGLKPHQIVNRGIARTFQNIRLFDDLTVLENVKIAFQKQMKYSIAEGILRLPRYWKEEKEIDLKGKELLKIFEMEDLAYETAKNLPYGKQRKLEIARALATDPKVLMLDEPAAGMNPQETMELMNTIHFIRDKFDTAILLIEHDMNLVMGICERLIVLNYGVILAEGTPDEIKNNKEVIKAYLGE, translated from the coding sequence ATGGCATTTTTAGAAGCCAAAAACATAGGTATAATGTTTGGTGGATTAAAGGCAGTAGAAAATTTTAGTTTAAATATAAACGAAAAAGAAATAGTTGGTCTTATAGGTCCAAATGGGGCTGGTAAGACTACAACTTTTAATATGCTAACAGGGGTTTATATTCCTACTAATGGAGATATAGTTATAAATGGAGAAAGTGTGGTTGGGTTAAAGCCACACCAAATAGTAAATAGAGGAATAGCTAGAACTTTTCAAAATATAAGACTATTTGATGACTTAACAGTTTTAGAAAATGTTAAAATAGCTTTTCAAAAACAGATGAAGTATTCTATTGCTGAAGGTATACTTAGACTACCTAGGTACTGGAAAGAAGAAAAAGAAATAGACTTAAAGGGAAAAGAGCTTTTAAAAATATTTGAGATGGAAGACTTAGCTTATGAAACTGCTAAAAACTTACCATATGGAAAACAAAGAAAATTAGAAATAGCAAGAGCACTTGCTACAGATCCTAAAGTTCTTATGTTAGATGAGCCAGCAGCCGGAATGAATCCACAAGAAACTATGGAATTAATGAATACTATACATTTTATTAGAGATAAGTTTGATACAGCAATACTTTTAATAGAACATGATATGAACTTAGTTATGGGAATTTGTGAACGTTTAATAGTATTAAACTATGGTGTAATTCTTGCAGAAGGAACTCCTGATGAAATTAAAAATAATAAAGAAGTTATTAAGGCTTATCTAGGAGAATAG
- the dapA gene encoding 4-hydroxy-tetrahydrodipicolinate synthase, with product MKLFEGSGVAIVTPFTKDNKVDYVTLSELIEFHIENQTDAIVICGTTGESATLSDKEHKETIEFTVKQVNGRIPVIAGVGSNDTSYAINLSKFAESVGADALLTVTPYYNKASQKGLIKHFTAIADSVNTPIILYNVPGRTGVSIQAKTVAELSKHKNIAGIKEASGDLGLVIEIARLCPEDFYIYSGNDDIVVPTLSIGGKGVISVVANILPKETHDMVASYLNGDIDKARKLQLSLKELIDALFIEPNPIPIKTAMNLLGKEVGDLRLPLCEMSDENLKALTSSMTNYGLL from the coding sequence ATGAAACTTTTCGAAGGTTCAGGCGTGGCCATTGTAACTCCATTTACTAAAGACAACAAAGTAGACTATGTTACATTATCTGAATTAATAGAATTTCATATAGAAAATCAAACAGATGCTATAGTAATATGTGGAACTACTGGTGAGTCTGCTACTCTATCTGATAAAGAACATAAAGAAACTATAGAATTCACTGTTAAACAAGTTAATGGACGTATTCCCGTTATAGCTGGTGTAGGAAGTAATGATACTAGCTATGCAATAAATCTAAGTAAATTTGCTGAAAGTGTAGGAGCTGATGCTTTACTTACAGTAACTCCTTACTATAATAAAGCTTCTCAAAAAGGTCTTATTAAACACTTTACAGCAATTGCAGACAGTGTAAATACACCTATAATTCTTTATAATGTACCTGGAAGAACTGGAGTAAGCATTCAAGCTAAAACTGTTGCCGAACTTTCTAAGCATAAAAACATAGCTGGTATAAAAGAAGCAAGTGGTGACTTAGGATTAGTTATTGAAATAGCTAGACTATGCCCTGAAGATTTTTATATATATTCAGGAAACGATGATATAGTGGTTCCTACACTATCCATTGGTGGTAAAGGAGTCATTTCAGTAGTAGCTAATATACTACCTAAAGAAACTCATGATATGGTTGCCAGTTACTTAAATGGTGATATAGATAAAGCTAGAAAACTTCAACTTAGTTTAAAAGAACTTATTGATGCTTTATTTATAGAACCTAACCCAATTCCTATAAAAACTGCTATGAACTTATTAGGTAAAGAAGTTGGAGATTTAAGATTACCACTATGTGAAATGTCAGATGAAAACTTAAAAGCATTAACTAGCAGTATGACAAACTATGGCTTATTATAA
- the dapB gene encoding 4-hydroxy-tetrahydrodipicolinate reductase, producing the protein MIKLILCGCSGQMGKVIIDQVNEMDNFKIVAGMDRSEEQNYDFPVFNDINDFDGEADAIIDFSNPSTLPKLLKYSTEKNVPLVVASTGYSYEEIKNIEEASKKVAILYSGNMSLGINVLLSLVKKAASALEGFDIEVIEKHHNKKVDSPSGTAYMIASAINEEFNNEKEFVYGRYGNDTKRQPKEIGIHAVRGGSIVGEHSVIFAGIDEIVEIKHTAMSKKIFAVGSINAAKFIADKEPRLYSMDDLFKEV; encoded by the coding sequence ATGATTAAATTAATCCTTTGTGGATGCAGCGGACAAATGGGAAAGGTTATTATTGACCAAGTAAACGAAATGGATAACTTTAAGATAGTTGCAGGAATGGATAGAAGCGAAGAACAAAATTATGATTTTCCTGTATTTAACGATATAAATGACTTTGATGGAGAAGCCGATGCTATTATAGACTTCTCTAATCCTTCTACACTTCCTAAACTTTTAAAGTATTCTACAGAGAAAAATGTACCATTAGTTGTAGCTTCTACTGGATACTCTTATGAAGAAATTAAGAATATAGAAGAAGCTTCTAAAAAGGTAGCGATACTTTATTCTGGAAATATGTCTTTAGGAATAAATGTTCTACTAAGCTTAGTTAAAAAAGCAGCTTCTGCTTTAGAAGGCTTTGATATTGAAGTTATAGAAAAGCATCACAATAAAAAAGTTGACTCTCCGAGTGGTACAGCTTATATGATAGCTAGTGCTATAAACGAAGAGTTTAATAATGAGAAAGAATTTGTGTACGGAAGATACGGAAACGATACTAAGAGACAACCTAAAGAAATAGGTATTCACGCTGTACGTGGTGGTAGTATAGTTGGAGAACACTCTGTTATATTTGCGGGTATAGATGAAATCGTTGAAATCAAACATACTGCCATGTCTAAAAAAATATTTGCAGTTGGCTCTATAAATGCTGCTAAGTTTATAGCAGACAAAGAACCTAGACTATATAGTATGGATGATTTATTTAAGGAAGTTTAA